TTGACCTTCTCGCACAAGGCGATCCCGTGCATCCTAGGCAGGAGAATGTCGGCGACGATGAGGTCGGGCTTTTCCCTGGCGACCAGTTCGAAACCGCTGATGCCGTCGGCGGCCAGCAGAACCGCGTAGCCGGCGTTGCTAAGAAGCTCCTGCAGGGAATCGCGGATGATAGGATCGTCATCAATGATCAGTATTTTGCTACCCATCTTGTCCCCCGTCTCTCTCTATCCCCCTTATTGCCACTATCGAATTGAAAAGTCAAGTCAAAAACGCCGGCGCACGGCGGTGATTGCTTTTCTCACGCCTGACGGATTATAATGCCCCCAACATGACGAAAAAAGATTCCCTGGATAAAATAGTCATCTATTGCGATGGGGCCTGCAGCAACAACCAGCAGCGCCAGAACCGCGGCGGCTGGGGAGCCATCCTGATCTATAAAGGCAAGACCAGGGAAATCTCCGGGGCCGAAAAAAACACCAGCAACAACCGCATGGAACTGCTGGCCTGCATCAAGGCCCTGGAGGCGATCAAGAACCCCGCCCTGCCCGTGGCCATTTTCACCGACAGCGCCTACCTGCACAACTGCCTGGCGCTGAAATGGTACTTGCGCTGGCAGAAAAACGGCTGGCTGACGGCCGGCAAAAAGCCGGTGGAAAACAAGGATTTATGGCTGCACCTGCTGACATTGAAGGACCGCTTCCGCCGGATCGCCTTTCACAAGGTGGCCGCCCACAGCCACGTCGAATGGAACGAACGGGCCGACGAACTGGCCAAGGAAGCCATCCGGAAACTTCTATAGATTACTCCGCCCGCTTTTTCGTCAGTAATGGTTCAGTTTCATGATCTCGCTTAGGGGAAGGCGCTCGGGCCGCTCCTTCTCGCCCTCGGCTTGTTTCGGATTCAGCAGGGGGTTGGGCGGGAGCAGATGCCGG
This Candidatus Aminicenantes bacterium DNA region includes the following protein-coding sequences:
- a CDS encoding ribonuclease HI, which codes for MTKKDSLDKIVIYCDGACSNNQQRQNRGGWGAILIYKGKTREISGAEKNTSNNRMELLACIKALEAIKNPALPVAIFTDSAYLHNCLALKWYLRWQKNGWLTAGKKPVENKDLWLHLLTLKDRFRRIAFHKVAAHSHVEWNERADELAKEAIRKLL